One segment of Aquimarina sp. BL5 DNA contains the following:
- a CDS encoding aspartate-semialdehyde dehydrogenase produces MKVAVVGATGLVGTVMLKVLEERNFPVTELIPVASERSVGKKISYKNQEFTVVGLATAIDMKPDVALFSAGGSTSQEWAPKFADAGITVIDNSSAWRMDPTKKLVVPEINAKELTKEDKIIANPNCSTIQLVMALGPLHKKYGIRRAVISTYQSITGTGVKAVQQLENEYAGEKGEMAYPYPIHRNAIPHCDAFQENGYTKEEMKLVNETQKILDDRTIAVTATAIRIPVVGGHSESVNLEFDNEFQENEIRQLLNNTSGVTVQDNPDTNTYPMPIYAEGKNDVFVGRIRRDHSTENALNMWIVSDNLRKGAATNAVQIGEYLIENNLIG; encoded by the coding sequence ATGAAAGTAGCTGTTGTAGGTGCCACTGGATTAGTGGGCACAGTAATGTTAAAAGTATTAGAAGAACGTAATTTTCCGGTAACGGAATTAATTCCTGTAGCCTCAGAAAGATCTGTTGGTAAAAAAATATCATACAAAAATCAAGAATTCACAGTAGTTGGATTAGCCACTGCTATAGATATGAAACCTGATGTAGCATTGTTTTCTGCGGGAGGAAGTACCTCTCAGGAATGGGCTCCTAAATTTGCTGATGCTGGAATTACGGTAATTGATAATTCTTCGGCTTGGAGAATGGATCCTACCAAGAAGTTGGTGGTGCCAGAAATTAATGCTAAAGAGCTAACCAAAGAAGATAAGATTATTGCTAATCCTAATTGTTCAACGATACAATTAGTGATGGCATTAGGCCCTTTGCATAAAAAATATGGAATCAGACGTGCAGTTATTTCTACATACCAATCTATTACTGGTACAGGAGTAAAAGCCGTACAACAGTTGGAGAATGAATACGCAGGTGAGAAGGGTGAAATGGCATATCCATATCCAATCCATCGTAATGCTATACCACATTGTGATGCATTCCAAGAAAATGGATATACTAAAGAAGAAATGAAGTTGGTTAATGAGACTCAGAAAATCCTTGATGATCGCACTATCGCTGTTACCGCTACAGCCATTAGAATTCCGGTTGTTGGAGGGCATAGTGAGAGTGTAAACCTCGAATTTGACAATGAATTTCAGGAAAACGAAATTCGTCAGTTGTTAAATAATACTTCTGGAGTTACCGTACAGGATAATCCAGATACCAACACCTATCCTATGCCTATCTATGCAGAAGGAAAAAATGATGTTTTTGTAGGCAGAATCAGAAGAGATCACTCCACAGAGAATGCTCTTAATATGTGGATCGTATCAGATAATCTTCGTAAAGGAGCAGCTACTAACGCTGTACAGATTGGAGAATACTTAATAGAAAATAATTTAATCGGCTAA
- the mscL gene encoding large conductance mechanosensitive channel protein MscL — protein sequence MLKEFKEFIMTGNVVEFAVAVIMATAIGGVVKGFVSNIVMPVVGYFSGGMDFSSKKIILQEAVVDATGAITTAENAITYGAWINTIINLIIVGFVMFMIVKAYNKTKKPVEEAPAEPAGPTQEELLAEIRDLLKK from the coding sequence ATGCTTAAAGAATTTAAAGAGTTTATTATGACTGGTAATGTCGTTGAATTTGCTGTTGCTGTAATTATGGCAACTGCAATTGGAGGCGTTGTCAAAGGGTTTGTATCCAATATTGTAATGCCTGTTGTAGGTTATTTCTCGGGTGGAATGGATTTTAGTAGTAAAAAAATTATTCTTCAAGAAGCAGTTGTAGATGCTACAGGAGCGATAACAACAGCTGAAAATGCAATTACTTATGGAGCTTGGATTAACACCATTATTAATTTAATTATCGTTGGATTCGTAATGTTTATGATTGTAAAAGCATATAACAAAACTAAGAAGCCTGTTGAGGAAGCTCCTGCTGAACCAGCTGGTCCAACTCAAGAAGAGTTATTAGCTGAAATTAGAGATTTACTTAAAAAGTAA
- the alr gene encoding alanine racemase, with amino-acid sequence MSSVKETILEINLAHLTHNYNYLRSKLKPDVKLLAVVKAAGYGSDAVVMAKHLEKIGADYFAVAYVSEGIALREAGITTPILVLHPQPINFSVLIHYQLEPSLYSSRVLREFIAVAEVEKQKEYPVHIKFNTGLNRIGFWEDDVEYIIDHLKKTNTIKIQSLFSHLAASEDHNEKEFTINQINSFKKTASVMIAALGYTPILHQSNTSGVLNYPEAHFDMVRTGIGLYGYGNEAIYDNALKPVASLKSIISQIHMLEPGETLGYNRAFKAEGFIKTATIPIGHADGIGRQYGNKKGFVTVHGKKAYIIGNVCMDMIMIDITDIECNEGDEVIIFDNTSSAAIIAEDAGTISYELLTAISPRVKRVIIDNN; translated from the coding sequence ATGAGTAGTGTAAAAGAAACCATTCTAGAAATTAACTTGGCTCACCTTACTCATAATTATAATTATTTAAGAAGTAAGCTTAAACCAGATGTTAAACTATTAGCTGTAGTAAAAGCTGCAGGATATGGAAGTGATGCTGTGGTTATGGCTAAGCACCTGGAAAAAATAGGAGCGGATTATTTTGCTGTCGCTTACGTTTCTGAAGGAATTGCGTTACGAGAAGCAGGAATCACAACCCCGATACTAGTGCTACATCCTCAACCCATAAATTTTTCGGTATTAATACATTATCAACTAGAACCTAGTCTTTATAGTTCAAGGGTTTTAAGAGAATTTATAGCCGTAGCTGAGGTTGAAAAACAAAAGGAATATCCTGTTCATATTAAATTTAATACTGGATTAAACCGAATAGGTTTTTGGGAGGATGATGTGGAATACATCATAGATCATTTAAAGAAAACTAACACAATCAAAATACAATCTCTATTCTCTCATCTTGCGGCAAGTGAAGATCACAACGAAAAAGAATTTACCATAAACCAGATCAATTCATTTAAGAAAACTGCTTCAGTAATGATTGCAGCATTAGGTTATACACCAATCCTTCACCAATCCAACACTTCGGGAGTGCTAAACTACCCCGAAGCACATTTTGATATGGTGCGCACAGGAATAGGCTTATATGGATATGGTAATGAGGCAATTTATGATAATGCATTAAAACCTGTAGCATCTTTAAAATCTATTATCTCTCAGATCCATATGTTAGAACCTGGAGAAACTTTGGGATACAACAGAGCTTTTAAGGCAGAGGGTTTTATTAAAACAGCAACCATACCAATCGGACATGCTGACGGTATCGGAAGGCAGTACGGAAATAAAAAAGGCTTTGTTACAGTACACGGTAAAAAAGCTTATATCATTGGTAATGTGTGTATGGATATGATTATGATAGACATCACAGATATTGAGTGTAATGAAGGAGATGAGGTAATTATTTTTGACAACACTTCTTCTGCGGCGATAATCGCTGAAGATGCAGGTACTATTTCTTATGAACTTCTTACAGCAATTTCTCCAAGAGTAAAACGTGTCATCATCGATAATAATTGA
- a CDS encoding thymidine kinase encodes MFLENTVNHKEQFGWIEVICGSMFSGKTEELIRRLKRAQFAKQKVEIFKPAIDVRYDDEMVVSHDANEIRSTPVPAAANIRILADTCDVVGIDEAQFFDDEIVSVCNDLANKGIRVIVAGLDMDFKGNPFGPMPALMATAEYVTKVHAVCTRTGNLAQFSFRKSKKDDLVLLGETDEYEPLSRAAYYKASLKEHVKEIEVTDPKELSKNSEKSNE; translated from the coding sequence ATGTTTCTCGAAAATACGGTAAATCATAAAGAGCAATTTGGGTGGATAGAAGTTATCTGTGGTTCGATGTTTTCGGGTAAGACCGAAGAATTGATCCGCAGACTGAAACGCGCACAGTTTGCCAAACAGAAAGTTGAAATTTTTAAACCAGCCATCGACGTGCGCTATGATGACGAAATGGTTGTTTCTCACGATGCGAATGAAATTCGTTCTACTCCGGTTCCAGCAGCCGCTAATATTAGAATTCTAGCAGATACCTGTGATGTGGTAGGCATTGACGAGGCACAATTTTTTGATGATGAAATTGTAAGTGTTTGCAATGATTTGGCTAATAAAGGTATTCGTGTAATCGTTGCAGGATTAGATATGGATTTTAAAGGAAATCCTTTTGGACCCATGCCGGCACTTATGGCTACTGCAGAATATGTTACCAAAGTTCATGCGGTTTGTACCCGAACTGGTAATCTTGCCCAGTTTAGTTTTCGAAAATCAAAAAAAGACGATTTAGTATTACTCGGAGAAACCGATGAATATGAACCCCTAAGTCGCGCCGCTTATTATAAAGCTTCACTAAAAGAACATGTAAAAGAAATAGAGGTCACTGATCCTAAAGAATTATCTAAAAATTCTGAAAAATCTAATGAGTAG